Proteins co-encoded in one Nonlabens agnitus genomic window:
- a CDS encoding relaxase/mobilization nuclease domain-containing protein → MMVLAQSISHTSESMEYGWNEKEKKATVISQKYMIADNPKEATEMFKVVQASNSTCPKNTISIVLSRSATAEKKFTNKNWQQYIDDLLEGLRLENHQHIAFRHFDKNHDHVHLYINRINFQGKAFNDSFIGSKAGDIADQLNIKYGIERPKQIKKDNEEKLRNEYKHDRKSIHSHNMYVIEHVKPKSFSHYVSAFAKADINVVAITSKNGNLNGFRYEKGGLSLKASLVHRSMSLTNLIKSLFPEIKLSELRKLNLKTDGGKYGSQANQKQILDQLDDYVKGHAKGSAESIQYESKVNEEESRHAIYLQNLHIRNLSAVISEEEYIKAFDKVNIKVTKELSTDGSANEYRFERSGFSFKGSSIHSSMSSTNIIKYLSLKESVNNNRVLKTPKANFPSHELFSDDMADNRKDVTPILRTSSRDMSIEKGVDADYSEGRIPTRTEVNHNRQDERFVECSKVIYIEHQHITNQLRVNCEHEYVSAFAKANVKVTRVQNSDGSFKGFQFERSGFSFNGSDIHSSMSLTNIEKSFSINELAGNTATTKISQINQSDQKVDNGKTVSLKKNISNPIVPSSDNSLNEKRTTDNGYVSETTSGREALSQKGRNKNSEECLQTIYQQYLILVENLEVSNEDDYINAFAKANIKVTRASNHNGSIDEFRYELAGHCFEGGEVHRSMTYEKIKSNFFIPKVAINKAPIDGLSYKNSSQQSSSDESVPQKRKPVSPFSSNYKSTSNERRATYEDNENEKTSGKSETDQQPQQKNVEEYRQAIYLQHLFIINNIQVKNEEEYINAFAKVNIKVTKLMNPQGIVDEFSFELAGHSFKGRSVNKSMSLKNIRNNLNADVRNSPVVTNSNKLTTTQESMPDVRTMDVIESITSQFIPSSPIMHDESEGGIDETLGHKKKRKRGLKR, encoded by the coding sequence ATGATGGTGCTAGCACAAAGTATCTCTCATACTTCTGAAAGTATGGAGTACGGATGGAATGAAAAGGAGAAGAAAGCTACAGTTATTTCTCAAAAATACATGATAGCCGATAACCCTAAAGAAGCTACGGAAATGTTTAAGGTGGTTCAAGCTAGTAATTCAACATGTCCTAAAAATACTATTAGCATAGTTCTTTCTAGATCAGCTACAGCTGAAAAAAAGTTTACAAATAAGAATTGGCAACAATATATAGATGATTTATTAGAGGGGTTGAGATTAGAAAATCATCAGCATATAGCTTTTAGACATTTTGATAAAAATCACGACCACGTGCACTTATATATAAATAGAATCAATTTTCAAGGAAAGGCATTCAATGATTCATTTATAGGATCCAAAGCTGGGGATATAGCTGATCAATTAAATATAAAATATGGCATTGAACGTCCTAAGCAAATTAAAAAAGACAATGAAGAAAAATTAAGAAATGAATACAAACATGACAGGAAATCGATTCATTCACACAATATGTACGTAATAGAGCACGTAAAACCTAAGTCATTTAGCCATTACGTTAGCGCTTTCGCAAAAGCAGATATAAATGTTGTTGCTATCACAAGTAAAAATGGAAATTTGAATGGTTTTAGATATGAAAAGGGTGGATTATCCTTGAAAGCTAGCTTAGTTCACAGATCTATGAGCCTAACAAATTTAATTAAGTCTCTTTTCCCAGAGATAAAATTATCTGAACTGAGAAAACTAAACTTAAAAACTGACGGTGGAAAGTATGGTTCCCAAGCCAATCAAAAACAAATTTTGGATCAGTTAGATGATTACGTAAAGGGTCATGCCAAAGGAAGTGCAGAATCGATTCAGTACGAATCAAAAGTGAATGAGGAAGAAAGTCGTCATGCTATCTACTTGCAAAATTTACATATTAGAAACCTGTCAGCAGTTATCAGTGAAGAGGAGTATATCAAAGCATTTGATAAAGTAAATATAAAAGTCACTAAAGAGCTAAGTACGGACGGCTCGGCCAATGAGTATAGATTTGAGCGATCCGGATTTAGTTTCAAAGGAAGTTCAATACATAGCTCAATGTCTTCAACAAACATTATAAAATATCTTTCACTCAAAGAATCAGTCAATAATAACAGGGTACTAAAAACTCCAAAGGCAAATTTTCCAAGTCATGAACTTTTCAGTGATGATATGGCTGATAACAGAAAGGATGTCACGCCTATTCTTAGAACTAGTTCTAGGGACATGAGTATTGAAAAAGGAGTAGACGCAGATTATTCAGAAGGAAGAATCCCAACTCGAACGGAAGTAAATCACAATAGGCAAGATGAAAGATTTGTAGAATGCAGTAAAGTCATTTACATAGAACATCAGCACATTACAAATCAACTACGGGTTAACTGTGAGCATGAATATGTAAGCGCTTTCGCGAAAGCAAATGTAAAAGTTACTAGAGTTCAGAATTCCGATGGATCCTTCAAAGGTTTTCAATTTGAAAGGTCTGGATTTTCTTTTAACGGAAGTGATATTCACAGTTCAATGTCGTTGACAAACATTGAAAAAAGTTTCTCAATTAATGAATTGGCAGGCAACACAGCGACAACAAAAATCTCACAGATAAATCAGTCAGATCAAAAAGTTGATAATGGAAAAACCGTTAGTCTCAAGAAAAATATCTCTAACCCAATTGTACCTAGTTCTGACAATTCACTGAATGAAAAACGAACTACCGATAATGGTTATGTAAGCGAAACCACCTCAGGTAGAGAAGCACTTTCTCAAAAAGGTCGAAATAAAAATTCTGAAGAATGCCTCCAGACTATTTATCAGCAATATTTAATTCTAGTAGAAAACTTAGAAGTTAGCAATGAGGATGACTATATAAATGCTTTCGCGAAAGCGAACATCAAAGTAACTAGAGCCTCAAATCACAATGGATCTATAGATGAATTTAGATATGAGTTAGCTGGACATTGCTTTGAGGGTGGAGAAGTTCACAGGTCGATGACTTATGAGAAAATAAAAAGTAATTTCTTCATCCCAAAGGTAGCAATCAATAAAGCTCCGATTGATGGATTATCATACAAAAACTCAAGTCAACAGTCTTCCAGCGATGAGTCCGTACCTCAAAAAAGGAAACCTGTATCACCATTTTCATCCAATTATAAGAGTACATCGAACGAGAGAAGAGCAACCTATGAAGATAATGAGAATGAGAAAACCTCAGGGAAGTCGGAAACAGACCAGCAACCACAACAAAAAAATGTAGAAGAATATCGTCAGGCCATTTACTTACAACACTTGTTTATAATCAACAATATTCAAGTGAAAAATGAGGAAGAATATATCAACGCTTTCGCAAAAGTGAATATCAAGGTGACAAAACTGATGAACCCGCAAGGAATTGTGGATGAATTTAGTTTTGAACTAGCTGGACATAGTTTTAAAGGTCGTTCAGTAAATAAATCTATGTCTTTAAAAAATATCAGAAATAATTTAAATGCTGATGTAAGAAATTCACCAGTGGTAACAAACTCAAATAAATTAACAACAACTCAAGAGTCAATGCCAGACGTACGAACCATGGATGTTATTGAATCCATTACGTCTCAATTCATTCCTAGTTCACCAATAATGCATGACGAATCAGAGGGTGGCATTGATGAAACTTTAGGACACAAGAAAAAACGTAAAAGAGGATTAAAACGATAA